The following proteins are encoded in a genomic region of Thermococcus henrietii:
- a CDS encoding tRNA pseudouridine(54/55) synthase Pus10 produces MIVEKAERVLEEHKLCNHCLGRLFARLGKGTNEERGKAIRFVLNMERSARGLEPIAEPEECELCHNVFERIPELVEALKKASKGIEFETFLVGSRFPEEIKEKEKAIWEEFNIDTAEPINREFNRELGKAFGRATGKETSKNPDLVFIVEPFSGEIELQINPVYVYGRYRKLVRGIPQTPLPDFEDSVASIICRAFSKAFEGKCVFKGAGREDVDVRMLGNGRPFIVEIKSPKKRRIDLRKIAEEINASGKVEVLNLRFVSAKEAEEVLTKNHRKEYLALVLVEEGVTPEEAEEVAGKLRGLEIHQRTPWRVRKARADKVRVRKVHEAEARWVDEKHFELRLVTDGGLYIKELVSGDKGRTRPSVSDLLGKKAWCERLDVLNILDE; encoded by the coding sequence ATGATAGTCGAGAAGGCCGAAAGGGTTCTTGAGGAGCACAAACTCTGCAATCACTGCCTCGGCAGGCTCTTCGCCAGGCTCGGTAAGGGGACGAACGAGGAGCGGGGGAAAGCAATAAGGTTCGTCCTGAACATGGAGCGCTCCGCGAGGGGCTTAGAACCGATAGCTGAGCCAGAGGAGTGTGAGCTCTGTCACAACGTCTTTGAGAGGATTCCCGAGCTCGTCGAGGCCCTGAAGAAAGCGAGTAAAGGAATTGAGTTCGAGACGTTTCTCGTCGGTTCCCGCTTCCCGGAGGAAATCAAGGAGAAAGAGAAGGCTATCTGGGAGGAGTTCAATATTGACACCGCCGAGCCAATAAACAGAGAATTTAACCGCGAGCTCGGCAAGGCCTTCGGGAGGGCAACGGGAAAGGAAACCTCGAAGAACCCCGACCTTGTTTTCATAGTCGAGCCGTTCTCTGGTGAGATAGAGCTTCAAATCAACCCGGTTTACGTTTACGGGCGTTATAGAAAGCTCGTGCGCGGGATTCCCCAGACGCCTCTGCCCGACTTCGAGGACAGCGTAGCCTCGATAATCTGCCGGGCGTTTTCAAAGGCTTTTGAGGGTAAGTGTGTCTTCAAAGGCGCGGGAAGGGAGGACGTTGACGTTAGGATGCTGGGCAACGGAAGGCCCTTCATCGTTGAAATTAAGAGCCCGAAGAAGAGAAGGATTGACCTCCGGAAGATAGCGGAAGAGATAAACGCGAGTGGGAAGGTGGAGGTTCTTAATCTTCGCTTCGTCTCGGCGAAGGAAGCCGAGGAGGTTCTAACTAAGAACCACAGGAAGGAATACCTCGCGCTCGTCCTCGTCGAGGAGGGCGTAACGCCGGAGGAAGCCGAGGAGGTTGCGGGGAAACTTAGGGGACTTGAGATACATCAGAGAACACCCTGGCGCGTCAGGAAGGCAAGGGCCGACAAGGTGAGGGTGAGGAAGGTTCACGAGGCCGAGGCGAGGTGGGTTGACGAGAAGCACTTTGAGCTTCGCCTCGTCACCGACGGCGGGCTCTACATCAAGGAGCTGGTCTCAGGCGATAAAGGCCGAACGAGGCCGAGCGTTAGTGATTTGCTCGGGAAGAAGGCCTGGTGCGAGAGGCTCGACGTGCTGAACATCTT
- a CDS encoding transcriptional regulator, whose amino-acid sequence MATRRERIISLLEERDYSVSELAQVLGIRGKGSKKLILEDLKAIQKILRREGKVLLVKPAECRKCGFVFRPEINIPSRCPRCKSEWIEEPRFKISIK is encoded by the coding sequence ATGGCCACTCGGAGGGAGCGGATAATAAGCCTTTTGGAGGAGCGGGACTACTCCGTGAGCGAGTTAGCCCAGGTTCTCGGAATCCGGGGCAAGGGGAGCAAAAAGCTAATTCTGGAGGACCTCAAGGCGATTCAGAAAATCCTCAGGCGCGAGGGAAAGGTTCTGCTCGTCAAACCGGCCGAGTGCAGGAAGTGCGGTTTCGTTTTCAGGCCCGAAATCAACATTCCCTCCCGCTGTCCGCGCTGTAAGAGCGAATGGATTGAAGAGCCGAGGTTTAAAATCTCGATTAAGTAG
- a CDS encoding glycosyltransferase codes for MSEVERLYFVPQYPAKMRYQEWWYWYLPKGFQEYFDEVIVIAPDIARIKEAPLELFSPIDETIEFEAEQLKKFIKHDIRDTDYVFFADISFAGLMPQVIYLKRKGKKFGFCHATSLNKYDYFAPVRQGKFMQEVGIMKMLDGVFVSSHYHKTKLISSRKYGIQYLANKIKVVGLPKPPFKTYRERKEYDVLYAGRLTKQKFNKMLWNTVLNLGLKARLTFFKSWEEYYGGLSKAKVVLMMSREETYGYQVIEAIMNNSVVLAPNCCSFPELLPEEYLYKNKEGFVEKLKYYIEHYDKVPRINPEHEKMMNNWFKNVYKIMTSQ; via the coding sequence ATGTCTGAAGTGGAGAGGCTGTATTTTGTCCCACAGTATCCCGCAAAGATGAGGTACCAAGAATGGTGGTACTGGTACTTGCCTAAGGGATTTCAAGAATATTTTGATGAAGTTATCGTCATAGCTCCCGATATAGCGAGAATTAAAGAAGCTCCCCTAGAACTGTTTAGCCCGATTGATGAAACCATTGAATTTGAAGCAGAGCAGTTGAAGAAGTTCATAAAGCATGATATACGGGATACGGACTATGTGTTTTTTGCTGATATAAGCTTCGCAGGGTTAATGCCTCAGGTCATATACCTCAAAAGAAAAGGAAAGAAGTTTGGATTCTGCCACGCAACAAGCTTGAACAAATATGACTACTTTGCCCCAGTAAGACAGGGCAAGTTTATGCAGGAAGTGGGGATAATGAAAATGTTAGATGGGGTGTTCGTTAGTTCTCATTATCACAAAACAAAACTAATATCGTCTAGAAAATATGGAATACAATATCTCGCAAACAAAATAAAGGTAGTTGGTTTGCCAAAACCTCCGTTCAAGACATACCGTGAAAGGAAGGAGTATGACGTGCTATACGCGGGAAGACTCACGAAGCAGAAGTTTAACAAGATGCTCTGGAATACGGTTTTAAATTTGGGATTAAAGGCAAGATTGACATTTTTCAAAAGCTGGGAGGAGTATTATGGGGGGCTCAGCAAAGCAAAAGTTGTATTGATGATGAGCAGAGAAGAAACCTATGGATACCAAGTAATTGAGGCAATAATGAATAATTCAGTTGTATTGGCTCCGAATTGTTGTAGCTTTCCTGAATTGCTACCCGAAGAATATTTATACAAAAATAAAGAGGGTTTTGTCGAGAAGTTAAAATATTACATTGAACATTACGATAAAGTTCCAAGAATAAACCCGGAGCACGAAAAGATGATGAATAATTGGTTTAAGAATGTATACAAAATAATGACCAGCCAATAG